From the Nostoc sp. PCC 7107 genome, the window AATTCAACAATATGAACTTTATCAACAAGTACAAGGCTTTAATCATAATTTAGAACATCAAGTCAAAAGGCGTACACTTGAATTGCAACGCACATCAGAACAACAACAAGCTGTGTTTGGTGTGATTGCCAAAATTCGTGAGTCTTTAAATATCGACACAATTTTTCAAATCACTACCCAAGAAGTCTGTCTGTTAGTTAAAGCTGATCGCGTTTCGGTTTATCGCTTTACAGAAGAATGGGGTGGCGAATTTGTCGGAGATTTTGAAGCTGCTAGTCCACATTGGACAAATGAAGCCAAAATTAGGGTAAATACCATTTGGAATGACACTTACCTCCAAAACACAGCAGGAGGACGTTACCGCCATAACGAAACATTTGCCGTCGATGATATCTATAAAATGGGCTTTACTCAGTGCCATGTAGATAATTTAGAGTATTATCATATTCATGCTTTCGTCCTAGCTCCTATTTTTGTCGGGCAGAAACTGTGGGGCTTACTTTGCACCTACCAACATTCTGGTTCCCGTGAATGGAAACCTTCGGAAGTTAGTTTTCTCAGCCAAATTGCGGCTCAATTGGGCATAGCATTGCAACAAGCCCAGTTACTCATGCAAACTCAGCAACAAGCCGCTGATTTGCGGAAAGCCGCAGAACAACGACAAATATTGTTTGAAGTAGTTGCCAAACTACGAGAATCTCTGGACTTAGAGACAATTTTTAGTGCAACGGCTCATGAAGTTCGCCGCACTTTAAATGCTGACCGAGTTGTTGTTTATCGCTTTGATCCGAATGCCGAACTAGATGAGGGTGAAGTAGTTGCCGAGGATATTTTACCTGGGTTTATCTCGACGATCGCTTTAAAAATTCAAGATACTTGCTTTAAGCAAAAATATATTGCCTTGCATCGTCAGGGAAGGGTACATGTGATTACGGACGTTCACAACTCTGGACTCAACCCTTGTTACTTGAATATGCTGGAGAAACTTCAGGTAGAAGCCAATTTGGTAGTTCCTCTCGCCAAAGGTAATGAACTCTGGGGTTTGTTGTGTATTCATCAGTGTGACCAACCGCGTGAATGGCAAGCTTCGGAAATTCAATTTGCAACTCAAGTAGCTACTCAACTTTCTGTTGCACTAGAGCAAGCTGATTTGCTCTCCCAGACCAAACAGCAAACCCAACAATTAGCTGAGGCTCTGCACGAACTACAAACAACCCAAACTCAACTTATCCAAACCGAAAAAATGTCTTCACTGGGTCAGTTAGTCGCGGGTGTTGCCCATGAAATCAATAATCCGGTGAATTTTATCTATGGCAATTTATCCCATGTCCGAGAGTATGCTGATGATTTACTGGCAATGCTAAATCTGTATCAGAAACAATATCCCAATCCCAGTTTAGAAATTTGCGATCGCCTCGAAGATATTGATTTAGAATTTCTCTCAGAAGATTTGCCGAAAACTCTCTCCTCAATGAGCGTTGGTGTGGAACGTATCCGACAAATTGTGATGTCCTTACGTAATTTCTCCCGCCTTGATGAAGCTGAAATGAAGGTAGTCAACATTCATGAAGGACTGGATAGTACACTGCTGATTTTACAGCACCGCCTGAAATCAAAATCAGATAGTGCTGACATTCAAGTCATCCAAGAATATGGTGATTTGCCATTGGTAGAGTGTTATGCAGGGCAACTCAACCAAGTATTTATGAATGTGTTGAGTAATGCGATCGATGCTTTAGAATATCACCCAGAATCAGCAACTCATCAACATCAAATTACTATTCGCACTACTGTTAGTGAGATAAACAACAATATACCTAGCGTAGTGATTTACATTAAAGATAATGGTGTAGGCATCCCGGAAGCTGTGAAAACCCGCGTCTTTGACCCATTTTTCACAACTAAACCCGTGGGTAAAGGTACAGGTTTGGGGCTATCCATTAGTTATCAAATTGTCGTAGAAAAGCACGGCGGTATTTTTCAATGCGATTCCCAACCAGGGCAAGGCACAGAATTTCGCATTGAAGTGCCTATTCAGCAAAGTATTCATACTTGAAGTGCTGAGTAAAATTTAATCGTTGATGATCAGCACTTCTGGGGTAAAAGAGTATGACTGCTTGCATTGATGCAGCTTGGCTGAGTCGTCCCTCAACTTTACTGGCATCTGAACTTATTGGCTGTACTCTAGTACGACAAATGCCAGATGGTAGTATTTTGCGAGGACTGATTGTCGAGACAGAGGCCTATGCAGCTGATGATCCGGCAATGCACGCTTATCGCAGCCGGACTACTCGCAATCAGGTAATGTTTGGTGCTGCGGGTAAGGCTTATGTGTACTTAATTTATGGTGTTTACCACTGTTTGAATGTTGTCACTGACCAAGATGGAGTCGCTAGTGCAGTGCTTTTCCGTGCCTTGGAGTTAGAGCAAGTACCTATCTGGATTGACCATAAAGACAAACTAAAACCTCACCGTATTGCGGCTGGGCCAGGTAAACTTTGCCGCGCTTTGAAAATTGATCTGACATTGAATGCAGCACTTTTACAGTTTGGTCAACCACTCTGGTTAGAACACCGCCATCCTGAGTTTCAACAAAGGCTAGAAAAAGGAAATCTCACTTTAATTCAAACTACCCGGATTGGTTTAACCAAAGGAGTAGATTTGCCTTGGCGTTGGTATTTATTGAACAGTTCGGCTGTATCTAAAAAAGGATGAGCGATCGCTCTCAGTAATATTTTGTCTTGCTGTAGGATTCATTACTAACTACACCAATATCAGCCAGAATTTAAGCAGTATTGTGAAGGCTAAATATTCGTGTATAAATTTGTAGATGAATGCAACTATGCTGCGAGTGATTCATAGTTGCGTTTTCGTAATCGGCATTGCATAAATGCGAGATGAATTAAGCTTTTTAGTAAAGTGAACTATCGATTTTTTGCGCCTACCCTGCGGGTAGGCGCAAAATTTCATCCCGTTATTCAGCAACGCCGTAAGGTGCTTCATTTAACCTTTGACGCAAACAACTTGCTTGAGTGTTGCGACAACTTCCACCAAATCAGATTGATTTTCCATTACTTGCTCAATTGGTTTA encodes:
- a CDS encoding GAF domain-containing protein, giving the protein MSQIADLTWQTRPDQESLLRRITNRIRQTLELEEIIATTTAEVRYLLGTDRVMIYQFHTDGSGQVVGESIYEQRLPSLLGLNFPADDIPPHARELFIKSKVRSIVNLELQQIGHSPLIPLDTGELKPEDIRYRPVDPCHAEYLTAMGVKSSVVAPIFHQEQLWGLLVSHNSQGHSISEYELAAMQMVVDQLSVAIAQSNLLTQARAKAERESVINRIATLLHSLPTIVLQPALEATVAAFKGSGGRLCIRNEAFNLQNGHAKSLNECLIPGSNCIQVYTCGQQPEIPEETIYPFMEQYSVWQQHYESKVYDVWAINDIYQTSNLRTLQLAFQPTKIRSLLMIPLYYRQQLVGYLSIFRDEIDTETLWAGQIDRDRRQRFPRLSFDIWKESKTAQAQQWTATEIELAREIAKHFASAIQQYELYQQVQGFNHNLEHQVKRRTLELQRTSEQQQAVFGVIAKIRESLNIDTIFQITTQEVCLLVKADRVSVYRFTEEWGGEFVGDFEAASPHWTNEAKIRVNTIWNDTYLQNTAGGRYRHNETFAVDDIYKMGFTQCHVDNLEYYHIHAFVLAPIFVGQKLWGLLCTYQHSGSREWKPSEVSFLSQIAAQLGIALQQAQLLMQTQQQAADLRKAAEQRQILFEVVAKLRESLDLETIFSATAHEVRRTLNADRVVVYRFDPNAELDEGEVVAEDILPGFISTIALKIQDTCFKQKYIALHRQGRVHVITDVHNSGLNPCYLNMLEKLQVEANLVVPLAKGNELWGLLCIHQCDQPREWQASEIQFATQVATQLSVALEQADLLSQTKQQTQQLAEALHELQTTQTQLIQTEKMSSLGQLVAGVAHEINNPVNFIYGNLSHVREYADDLLAMLNLYQKQYPNPSLEICDRLEDIDLEFLSEDLPKTLSSMSVGVERIRQIVMSLRNFSRLDEAEMKVVNIHEGLDSTLLILQHRLKSKSDSADIQVIQEYGDLPLVECYAGQLNQVFMNVLSNAIDALEYHPESATHQHQITIRTTVSEINNNIPSVVIYIKDNGVGIPEAVKTRVFDPFFTTKPVGKGTGLGLSISYQIVVEKHGGIFQCDSQPGQGTEFRIEVPIQQSIHT
- a CDS encoding DNA-3-methyladenine glycosylase; this encodes MTACIDAAWLSRPSTLLASELIGCTLVRQMPDGSILRGLIVETEAYAADDPAMHAYRSRTTRNQVMFGAAGKAYVYLIYGVYHCLNVVTDQDGVASAVLFRALELEQVPIWIDHKDKLKPHRIAAGPGKLCRALKIDLTLNAALLQFGQPLWLEHRHPEFQQRLEKGNLTLIQTTRIGLTKGVDLPWRWYLLNSSAVSKKG